In Vanrija pseudolonga chromosome 4, complete sequence, a single window of DNA contains:
- the SPBC460.04c_3 gene encoding Putative alpha-ketoglutarate-dependent sulfonate dioxygenase, protein MAPIATSETVSDADIADLKEAVRAATLQHKGDFPLPPDGTLRRYKKAGIDLSEGYPYVPKAALGGGVDRNQAARADEGSRDVAYVDPASRADPEKKALLSAATKVDHLTQHIGTEISGIQLDSLTDQQKDELALLAAERGVVFFRDQDLSPQAQKELGLYWGQGRVEVHPQAPQVPGQPGVLLIWEEGRPKNWGPSTRSHRLPYGGGHYGWHSDLSHEEFPPGYTHLYQDSVPVTGGDTLWASGYAAYDKLSPTFKKLIEGLNGIYRSANVYPDPSKPNAAPKPILRKHPLVRTHPVTGWKSLFVNRWWTVGIEGLDGPEATIILDYLNDVFERSTDIQVRWRWTPGTSAVWDNRVVNHTVSFDWVGDRHGTRVSSLGEKPFFDPNSKGRAESLSLEEWNGPDYDNFRFSQLGLQ, encoded by the exons ATGGCTCCCATTGCAACTTCAGAAACCGTGTCTGACGCCGACATTGCTGATCTCAAGGAGGCtgtccgcgccgccaccctgCAGCACAAAGGCGACTTTCCGCTTCCTCCTGACGGCACCCTTCGTCGATACAAGAAGGCCGGCATCGACTTGTCGGAGGGCTACCCCTACGTCCCCAAGGCTGCATTGGGTGGCGGAGTCGACCGCAATCAAGCCGCCCGTGCCGATGAAGGCTCCCGTGATGTCGCGTATGTGGACCCCGCGTCTCGTGCCGACccggagaagaaggcgctCTTGTCGGCAGCCACGAAAGTTGACCACTTGACCCAGCACATCGGC ACCGAGATCTCTGGAATTCAGCTTGATTCTCTCACGGATCAGCAGAAGGATGAGCTCGCCCTGCTTGCCGCTGAGCGTGGTGTCGTCTTCTTCCGCGACCAGGACCTCTCGCCGCAGGCTCAGAAGGAGCTTGGGCTGTACTGGGGCCAAGGTCGCGTTGAGGTTCACCCCCAGGCACCCCAGGTTCCCGGGCAGCCTGGTGTCCTTCTCATCTGGGAAGAAGGACGACCGAAGAACTGGGGCCCAAGCACCCGTTCTCACCGTCTCCCATACGGTGGTGGTCATTATGGCTGGCACTCCGACCTCTCCCACGAGGAGTTCCCGCCGGGATACACTCACCTTTACCAAGACTCGGTGCCTGTCACTGGAGGTGACACCCTGTGGGCGAGCGGTTACGCCGCGTATGACAAGCTCTCACCGACATTCAAGAAGCTCATCGAGGGTCTCAA TGGTATCTACCGTTCGGCGAACGTCTATCCCGACCCGTCGAAGCCGAACGCAGCCCCCAAGCCAATCCTCCGCAAGCACCCTCTGGTCCGTACTCACCCGGTGACCGGCTGGAAGTCGTTGTTCGTCAACCGATGGTGGACCGTTGGTATCGAGGGCCTGGACGGTCCCGAGGCAACGATTATCCTCGACTATCTGAACGACGTGTTTGAGCGTAGCACCGACATCCAGGTTCGCTGGCGCTGGACACCTGGTACGAGCGCAGTCTGGGACAACCGCGTTGTCAACCACACTGTCAGCTTTGACTGGGTGGGTGACCGCCATGGCACTCGCGTCTCGAGCTTGGGAGAGAAGCCGTTCTTCGATCCCAACTCGAAGGGGCGTGCCGAGTCGTTGAGTCTCGAGGAGTGGAATGGCCCAGACTACGACAACTTCAGGTTTTCGCAGCTTGGACTTCAGTAG
- the FEN2_3 gene encoding Pantothenate transporter FEN2 produces the protein MAAVPSLKYDNREGNREGLPSDRPLGEIEAREKQHEIHNTVTATWKGRIWDTFDLPKDQRILLFKVDGLLLTFAALGYFLKNLDQLNVTNAFLSGMKEDIHLFGNELITSNTMYTVGYVIGQVPSNLLLTRVSPRWVIPTLELGWGIATLASYRINDYRGLYAVRFFVGLFESGFYPGIQYLLGGWYTPRELGKRVAIFWLSGSLGGMFSGILQAAASRNLDGVHGLEGWRWMFIIDAIITIPIAIFGFVFLPGLPLQDKKSWWLSDEEYTLAQNRLKDIGRAGRTPWTKKKIVNLLSTWHIYVLPLLYVFWNNSYPQPVMGFYLKSFNAKPAPVPGRHYSVSQINQLPLPQSAIFVVIGFIFAWLSDGPFRGRRWPFIYAGCLLSLCIAIPLKVIPLYGNIDAHFALYWLNYLGMGAGGLIVTWVGEIASGDSEKRSILVALCNDLAFVVQAVGPLFYWKTTDMPAARKGWTAVVIYTCLLMFWTTLVLVLLEWDRRKAAAKAGDESPSQVARPSPTESKESLEGDKAV, from the exons ATGGCCGCAGTACCGTCTCTCAAGTACGACAACCGAGAAGGCAACCGAGAAGGGCTGCCCTCGGATCGACCTCTCGGAGAGATTGAGGCACGCGAAAAGCAACACGAAATTCACAACACCGTGACGGCCACCTGGAAGGGGCGGATTTGGGATACATTTGACCTTCCGAAAGACCAGCGGATCCTCCTGTTCAAGGTGGACGGACTCCTCCTCACGTTTGCCGCT CTTGGATACTTCCTGAA GAATCTCGACCAGC TCAATGTCACGAACGCCTTTCTCAGTGGCATGAAAGAAGACATCCACCTGTTTGGCAATGAGCTCATCACTTCCAACACCATGTACACTGTCGGCTACGTGATCGGTCAAGTGCCATCCAACCTACTTCTTACCCGTGTGTCGCCGCGATGGGTTATCCCGACT CTTGAGCTTGGATGGGGCATTGCAACTCTTGCTTCCTACCGCATCAACGA CTATCGAGGGCTTTATGCTGTGCGCTTCTTTGTCGGTCTGTTCGAGTCTGGGTTCTACCCAGGCATCCAGTATCTACTCGGAGGGTGGTacacgccgcgcgagctcggaAAGCGAGTGGCAATTTTCTGGCTCTCCGGATCCCTGGGTGGGATGTTCAGCGGTATCCTACAGGCAGCCGCCAGTCGAaacctcgacggcgtccatGGCCTTGAGGGTTGGCGTTGGATGTTCATCATCGATGCCATTATCACGATCCCGATCGCCATATTTGGCTTTGTGTTTCTCCCTGGGCTTCCCCTTCAAGACAAGAAGTCGTGGTGGCTTTCTGACGAA GAGTATACCCTGGCCCAGAATCGACTCAAGGACATTGGCCGAGCTGGAAGGACTCCTTGGACAAAGAAGAAGATTGTCAACCTGCTGTCCACTTGGCACATTTATGTCCTGC CCTTACTCTACGTCTTCTGGAACAACTCATACCCTCAGCCGGTGATGGGTTTCTATCTCAAGAGCTTCAATGCCAAACCCGCGCCTGTGCCCGGTCGCCACTACTCTGTCTCGCAGATCAACCAGT TGCCTCTTCCTCAATCAGCGATCTTCGTGGTAATTGGATTCATCTTCGCTTGGTTGTCTGATGGACCGTTCCGGGGACGTCGCTGGCCTTTCATCTACGCAGGCTGCCTGCTCAGT CTGTGTATTGCGATCCCACTAAAGGTCATCCCGTTGTATGGCAACATCGATGCCCACTTCGCCCTGTACTGGTTGAACTACCTCGGGATGGGTGCAGGTGGCCTGATCGTCACTTGGGTCGGTGAAATTGCCTCGGGAGACTCGGAGAAGCGATCGATTCTCGTCGCCCTTTGTAATGACCTCGCCTTCGTGGTTCAAGCTGTTGGACCGTTGTTCTACTGGAAGACGACGGATATGCCTGCCGCGCGAAAAGGATGGACGGCGGTTGTCATCTACACATGCCTACTCA TGTTCTGGACGACGCTTGTGCTCGTGCTTTTAGAGTGGGACAGACGCAAAGCTGCGGCCAAAGCTGGGGATGAGTCGCCTTCACAGGtcgctcgcccgtcgcctACTGAGTCCAAGGAGTCGCTCGAGGGAGACAAGGCAGTTTAA
- the FEN2_3 gene encoding Pantothenate transporter FEN2, translating into MAAVPSLKYDNREGNREGLPSDRPLGEIEAREKQHEIHNTVTATWKGRIWDTFDLPKDQRILLFKVDGLLLTFAALGYFLKNLDQLNVTNAFLSGMKEDIHLFGNELITSNTMYTVGYVIGQVPSNLLLTRVSPRWVIPTLELGWGIATLASYRINDYRGLYAVRFFVGLFESGFYPGIQYLLGGWYTPRELGKRVAIFWLSGSLGGMFSGILQAAASRNLDGVHGLEGWRWMFIIDAIITIPIAIFGFVFLPGLPLQDKKSWWLSDEVRGQLRVSLPDALQEYTLAQNRLKDIGRAGRTPWTKKKIVNLLSTWHIYVLPLLYVFWNNSYPQPVMGFYLKSFNAKPAPVPGRHYSVSQINQLPLPQSAIFVVIGFIFAWLSDGPFRGRRWPFIYAGCLLSLCIAIPLKVIPLYGNIDAHFALYWLNYLGMGAGGLIVTWVGEIASGDSEKRSILVALCNDLAFVVQAVGPLFYWKTTDMPAARKGWTAVVIYTCLLMFWTTLVLVLLEWDRRKAAAKAGDESPSQVARPSPTESKESLEGDKAV; encoded by the exons ATGGCCGCAGTACCGTCTCTCAAGTACGACAACCGAGAAGGCAACCGAGAAGGGCTGCCCTCGGATCGACCTCTCGGAGAGATTGAGGCACGCGAAAAGCAACACGAAATTCACAACACCGTGACGGCCACCTGGAAGGGGCGGATTTGGGATACATTTGACCTTCCGAAAGACCAGCGGATCCTCCTGTTCAAGGTGGACGGACTCCTCCTCACGTTTGCCGCT CTTGGATACTTCCTGAA GAATCTCGACCAGC TCAATGTCACGAACGCCTTTCTCAGTGGCATGAAAGAAGACATCCACCTGTTTGGCAATGAGCTCATCACTTCCAACACCATGTACACTGTCGGCTACGTGATCGGTCAAGTGCCATCCAACCTACTTCTTACCCGTGTGTCGCCGCGATGGGTTATCCCGACT CTTGAGCTTGGATGGGGCATTGCAACTCTTGCTTCCTACCGCATCAACGA CTATCGAGGGCTTTATGCTGTGCGCTTCTTTGTCGGTCTGTTCGAGTCTGGGTTCTACCCAGGCATCCAGTATCTACTCGGAGGGTGGTacacgccgcgcgagctcggaAAGCGAGTGGCAATTTTCTGGCTCTCCGGATCCCTGGGTGGGATGTTCAGCGGTATCCTACAGGCAGCCGCCAGTCGAaacctcgacggcgtccatGGCCTTGAGGGTTGGCGTTGGATGTTCATCATCGATGCCATTATCACGATCCCGATCGCCATATTTGGCTTTGTGTTTCTCCCTGGGCTTCCCCTTCAAGACAAGAAGTCGTGGTGGCTTTCTGACGAAGTACGTGGACAGTTACGAGTGAGCCTTCCTGACGCTCTACAGGAGTATACCCTGGCCCAGAATCGACTCAAGGACATTGGCCGAGCTGGAAGGACTCCTTGGACAAAGAAGAAGATTGTCAACCTGCTGTCCACTTGGCACATTTATGTCCTGC CCTTACTCTACGTCTTCTGGAACAACTCATACCCTCAGCCGGTGATGGGTTTCTATCTCAAGAGCTTCAATGCCAAACCCGCGCCTGTGCCCGGTCGCCACTACTCTGTCTCGCAGATCAACCAGT TGCCTCTTCCTCAATCAGCGATCTTCGTGGTAATTGGATTCATCTTCGCTTGGTTGTCTGATGGACCGTTCCGGGGACGTCGCTGGCCTTTCATCTACGCAGGCTGCCTGCTCAGT CTGTGTATTGCGATCCCACTAAAGGTCATCCCGTTGTATGGCAACATCGATGCCCACTTCGCCCTGTACTGGTTGAACTACCTCGGGATGGGTGCAGGTGGCCTGATCGTCACTTGGGTCGGTGAAATTGCCTCGGGAGACTCGGAGAAGCGATCGATTCTCGTCGCCCTTTGTAATGACCTCGCCTTCGTGGTTCAAGCTGTTGGACCGTTGTTCTACTGGAAGACGACGGATATGCCTGCCGCGCGAAAAGGATGGACGGCGGTTGTCATCTACACATGCCTACTCA TGTTCTGGACGACGCTTGTGCTCGTGCTTTTAGAGTGGGACAGACGCAAAGCTGCGGCCAAAGCTGGGGATGAGTCGCCTTCACAGGtcgctcgcccgtcgcctACTGAGTCCAAGGAGTCGCTCGAGGGAGACAAGGCAGTTTAA